The Heyndrickxia vini genome contains a region encoding:
- a CDS encoding DUF6123 family protein: MEHSNISLDEYLLLLREKGFKFEDDVIGFIYFGKQYTNASDQTIKAAIEITLKTQKHFDGSFYMSLLETFKNKNIESRNQAYTYVQQIGLLPA, encoded by the coding sequence ATGGAACATAGCAATATTTCACTAGATGAATATCTTCTATTATTAAGAGAAAAAGGTTTTAAATTTGAAGATGATGTAATTGGTTTTATTTATTTTGGTAAACAATATACGAATGCTTCAGATCAAACAATAAAGGCAGCGATAGAAATTACATTAAAAACACAGAAGCATTTCGATGGTAGCTTTTATATGTCATTATTAGAAACATTTAAAAACAAAAATATCGAGTCAAGGAATCAAGCATATACATACGTTCAACAAATAGGTTTGCTGCCTGCATAG
- a CDS encoding reverse transcriptase-like protein: MIEVYIDGASAGDPGKSGAGIFIKHQGQVERYSIPLGICNNHEAEFLALIKALEICQSLNFQTISVRSDSSAVVNAVEKAYTKKEKYKLLLNRILTLIKSFDLFFIKWIPSSENKTADDLARKAIQLEVLEGNY; the protein is encoded by the coding sequence TTGATTGAGGTTTATATAGATGGGGCAAGTGCAGGAGATCCCGGAAAAAGTGGAGCAGGAATTTTTATTAAACATCAAGGTCAAGTTGAACGATATTCAATTCCGCTTGGCATATGTAATAATCATGAAGCGGAATTCCTTGCTTTAATTAAAGCGCTTGAAATTTGTCAATCACTCAATTTCCAAACAATATCTGTTCGATCTGATTCTTCCGCAGTGGTTAACGCAGTAGAAAAGGCATATACAAAAAAAGAAAAATATAAATTATTATTGAATCGTATACTTACTTTGATAAAATCTTTTGATCTATTTTTTATCAAATGGATTCCAAGTTCTGAAAATAAAACCGCAGATGATTTAGCCAGAAAGGCAATCCAGCTTGAAGTATTGGAGGGGAACTATTGA
- the sspL gene encoding small, acid-soluble spore protein L: MAKKNNNRGKAIAPGVNPQGWGQDDVEFAEEPKSKLENAAKKLNKK; encoded by the coding sequence TTGGCAAAGAAAAATAATAATAGAGGGAAAGCAATTGCACCAGGTGTCAATCCACAAGGCTGGGGACAAGATGATGTCGAGTTTGCAGAAGAGCCAAAGTCTAAGCTAGAAAATGCTGCAAAAAAACTAAATAAAAAATAA
- a CDS encoding reverse transcriptase-like protein, protein MNYKIKWQYKGTNTESILLESEWASNSIIESLMNDFLKTGRTVDLSIVDEMGNEWTKKEFLKLKNTTEKEPQNIVIYFDGGFDLQTGLSGIGMVIYYDKDGKSYRLRANDQLSELESNNEAEYAALYNAVMLLEDLNVKFIPCTIRGDSHGLLKQLTGEWPCLEQNLNRWLDRIEEKINKLGLKPLYEPITRKQNKEADQLASQALKNTIVNSHIEL, encoded by the coding sequence ATGAATTATAAAATTAAGTGGCAATATAAAGGCACGAATACAGAGTCAATTTTATTAGAATCAGAATGGGCCTCAAATAGCATAATTGAGTCATTAATGAATGATTTTCTTAAAACGGGGAGAACAGTTGATCTATCTATTGTTGATGAAATGGGCAACGAATGGACAAAAAAGGAATTTTTAAAGTTGAAAAACACGACTGAAAAAGAACCGCAAAATATCGTCATATATTTCGATGGAGGATTTGATTTACAAACAGGATTATCAGGAATAGGAATGGTCATCTATTATGATAAAGATGGTAAATCATATCGGCTTCGTGCCAATGATCAATTATCGGAATTAGAATCTAATAATGAAGCGGAATATGCAGCATTATATAATGCTGTCATGTTATTAGAAGATTTAAACGTTAAGTTTATTCCATGTACGATTCGCGGTGATTCACATGGCCTATTGAAGCAATTAACAGGAGAATGGCCGTGTTTGGAGCAAAATCTAAATCGATGGTTGGATCGGATTGAAGAAAAGATAAATAAACTTGGGCTAAAGCCATTATACGAACCAATTACAAGGAAGCAAAATAAAGAAGCGGATCAACTTGCATCTCAAGCATTAAAAAATACAATAGTGAATAGTCATATTGAACTTTAA
- a CDS encoding DMT family transporter, whose product MNKKVIAELSLLFVAFIWGATFVVVQNAIDLLPPILFNAIRFFLAGIIIFIVYLFQNKGKMKFQLSALFPGVILGCCLFIGYSLQTIGLLYTTPSKAGFITGLSVVMVPIISYIFLKNRPKLSAIFGSSIAAIGLYLLAVKGASSFSVGDFYVLLCTFGFAFHIIFTDIFAKRSSVLTLTTIQIFTVALLCTISSLLFEDWKLILEPEILSSKPLMFAIMITAILGTAAAFFIQTNSQKSTSPTRVAIILTMEPVFAAITSYFWIDDRLTIGATIGCIFILIGMIIAELPSNLKLKLLMKKTNKKSAF is encoded by the coding sequence TTGAATAAAAAAGTCATAGCTGAACTATCCTTATTGTTTGTCGCCTTCATTTGGGGTGCGACATTTGTTGTTGTCCAAAATGCCATTGATCTCTTACCACCTATATTGTTTAATGCAATCCGTTTCTTCCTTGCGGGTATTATTATTTTCATCGTTTATTTATTTCAAAATAAAGGAAAAATGAAATTTCAATTATCCGCATTATTTCCTGGTGTTATTTTAGGATGTTGCTTATTTATAGGATACTCCCTTCAAACGATCGGATTGCTTTACACTACACCTTCAAAAGCTGGTTTTATTACAGGATTAAGTGTTGTGATGGTACCCATTATTTCATATATTTTTTTAAAAAACAGACCAAAACTATCTGCCATTTTTGGATCAAGTATAGCTGCAATTGGATTGTATTTATTAGCAGTCAAAGGGGCTTCATCTTTTTCAGTCGGTGATTTTTACGTATTACTTTGTACCTTTGGTTTTGCATTTCATATTATTTTTACCGACATATTCGCAAAAAGGAGTTCTGTACTTACACTCACAACAATCCAGATTTTTACTGTAGCATTACTTTGTACAATAAGTTCTCTATTATTTGAAGATTGGAAGCTTATTTTGGAGCCTGAAATCTTATCTTCAAAACCATTGATGTTTGCAATAATGATTACTGCCATTTTAGGAACTGCTGCAGCTTTTTTTATTCAAACAAACTCCCAAAAATCAACTTCACCAACAAGAGTTGCAATTATATTAACGATGGAGCCAGTTTTTGCAGCAATTACCTCCTATTTTTGGATAGATGACAGACTTACTATAGGAGCTACAATTGGGTGCATTTTTATTTTAATTGGTATGATTATTGCAGAACTACCGAGTAATCTTAAGTTAAAATTACTTATGAAAAAAACGAACAAAAAAAGTGCATTCTAG
- a CDS encoding GNAT family N-acetyltransferase has product MINPLTETIKIVKYREELAKSIADMWNESRDSWGGDSAIMSEEQVLEKEANSEDLFLYLALDGEKVVGYCGISEYKEDIEALYIRLLNVHPDYHGKKIGKQLVLKAVEKTIELGWPRIDLYTWPGNVKAVPLYKKCGFFWEDRDDTTHLMNFIPLVLQNEITKPLFHSIDWYEDNVRAIEVKPDGIKENGFTYYEYVWENEQHFLRVQIEKSGRGIRLIETNDIKIELLMGQHTQIEGRESNLQLQIENKRIDSLNVTVEGCKNERTHVQGKITEAIKQNKIFEFPVHIKNGEEPNEWITHPKAEVQIVINGRKSKLAVGVFPKKAMKVKPVYIPKKFDTNKQQYCYIEIDNFLKNEAEISIKLSPNALVQWEKSTYSSKITETGMIKIPFQIKKYGFVQSECTVTVHTANEIFEWKETLAFSMPYFGVKDGGFDQEFFYLQNGFYTVNIRKRDNAISFGDEQKFNQRTFLFPPKFGKPYIAELPKKQASSYEWNYTETSAIMKIHYEIEKPFKQNVALCFELFGEGLLNFWLEIENVSESIVENLYIYQPIRHELNQTYLPLNNEIVYFNDSKMTDLSQLNSKDVTSNWIFSDDKKDPHGIIWDRQMKIGFDGWVLYLEENIRKITKNEIRKSKIIRFSLGVIKTVEEFQLFANDTSKQTVVDEVEIRTKTRNPIISTNKVELILKRSQNRYFNGVLSFLNNDEPLKNISIEQVNNDAFKFIYQTKDDPFVSLQYVLENESQTIQGSSLLLRKANRPIQSRKIDGNGQYIYEIENGDLQFKAAPGFFPTLYSICFQGREWLDSSFPTPEPKAWWNPWTGGFSSHLSGISLFSYIKESSQTSFVKKQDQYKNEWEGLAIETVIEHHEKWKGLKITQYFLTIPGVPMIAHYTELEHRNRTINQFVYTDMFLKNISMKNTSVHLHNKGGSTKFNAGFEEHIFRLNNPSTFSDNDQSQHLQLVSSKDLLDSECIFSEDFALVSTMEFVRNSPGHSKKTDPIFMLFPHLPIDKDMIKNLKSIKF; this is encoded by the coding sequence ATGATAAATCCATTGACAGAAACAATAAAAATCGTAAAGTATCGTGAAGAATTGGCAAAATCAATTGCAGACATGTGGAATGAAAGTCGTGATAGCTGGGGTGGCGATTCAGCGATTATGTCTGAAGAGCAAGTGCTTGAAAAAGAAGCGAATTCTGAGGATTTATTCTTATATCTCGCTTTGGACGGGGAAAAGGTAGTTGGATATTGTGGGATATCTGAATATAAAGAAGATATAGAGGCTCTTTATATTCGATTATTAAACGTGCATCCAGACTATCATGGCAAGAAAATCGGTAAACAACTTGTTTTAAAGGCAGTAGAAAAGACAATTGAATTAGGTTGGCCGCGTATCGACCTTTATACATGGCCGGGGAATGTAAAGGCTGTACCTTTATACAAGAAATGTGGTTTTTTTTGGGAGGATCGGGATGATACGACCCACTTAATGAATTTTATTCCATTAGTTCTACAAAATGAAATAACAAAACCGCTATTTCATTCAATTGATTGGTATGAAGACAATGTGAGAGCGATTGAAGTAAAACCTGATGGGATAAAAGAAAATGGATTCACCTATTACGAATATGTTTGGGAAAATGAACAACATTTTCTTCGTGTTCAAATAGAAAAGAGTGGAAGAGGGATTCGTTTAATTGAAACGAATGATATCAAAATTGAACTTCTAATGGGCCAACATACTCAGATTGAAGGAAGAGAATCCAATCTTCAACTACAAATAGAAAATAAACGGATCGATTCGCTAAATGTAACGGTAGAAGGCTGTAAAAATGAAAGAACTCATGTACAGGGAAAAATAACCGAAGCGATTAAACAAAATAAAATATTCGAATTTCCAGTTCATATAAAAAATGGTGAGGAGCCGAATGAATGGATCACACATCCTAAGGCAGAAGTTCAGATTGTAATTAATGGACGGAAGTCTAAGCTAGCTGTTGGTGTATTTCCAAAAAAGGCGATGAAAGTAAAACCGGTTTATATTCCGAAAAAATTCGACACGAATAAACAACAATATTGTTATATAGAAATTGATAATTTTTTAAAAAATGAAGCTGAAATTTCTATTAAACTTTCACCTAATGCTTTGGTACAGTGGGAGAAGTCTACTTATTCATCGAAAATTACTGAAACGGGTATGATAAAAATCCCTTTCCAAATCAAGAAATATGGCTTTGTACAATCGGAGTGTACAGTGACCGTTCATACTGCTAATGAAATCTTTGAATGGAAGGAAACATTAGCATTTTCAATGCCATATTTTGGGGTGAAAGATGGGGGATTTGATCAAGAATTTTTTTATTTGCAAAATGGATTTTACACGGTAAACATTCGTAAAAGGGATAATGCCATTTCATTTGGAGATGAACAAAAATTTAACCAAAGAACATTCCTTTTTCCACCAAAGTTTGGAAAACCTTATATTGCTGAATTGCCAAAAAAACAAGCATCTTCTTATGAATGGAATTACACTGAGACATCAGCAATTATGAAAATTCACTATGAAATTGAGAAGCCATTCAAGCAAAATGTAGCACTATGTTTTGAATTATTCGGTGAAGGTCTATTAAACTTTTGGCTAGAAATAGAAAATGTATCTGAATCGATTGTAGAAAATTTGTATATTTACCAGCCAATAAGACATGAGTTAAATCAAACTTATCTACCATTAAACAATGAAATCGTTTATTTTAATGATTCAAAAATGACCGATTTAAGCCAATTAAACAGTAAGGATGTTACGAGTAATTGGATATTTTCCGACGATAAAAAGGACCCGCACGGGATAATATGGGACCGCCAAATGAAAATCGGATTTGATGGTTGGGTATTATATTTGGAAGAAAATATCAGGAAGATTACAAAAAATGAAATTAGAAAGTCCAAAATAATTCGCTTTTCATTAGGTGTCATAAAAACCGTGGAGGAATTCCAACTATTTGCTAATGATACTTCGAAACAAACTGTTGTAGATGAAGTAGAAATAAGAACAAAAACACGAAATCCCATAATTTCAACTAATAAGGTAGAATTAATATTAAAAAGAAGTCAAAACCGTTATTTCAATGGTGTATTATCTTTTTTGAATAATGATGAACCACTGAAAAACATTAGTATTGAACAGGTAAATAATGATGCATTTAAATTTATCTATCAAACGAAAGATGACCCATTTGTTTCCCTTCAATATGTACTGGAAAATGAGTCTCAAACGATACAAGGATCATCCTTATTGTTGCGGAAAGCTAATCGTCCGATTCAATCGCGAAAAATAGACGGAAACGGTCAATATATATATGAGATTGAAAATGGAGATTTACAATTTAAAGCTGCTCCCGGATTTTTTCCAACATTATATTCAATTTGTTTCCAGGGGAGAGAATGGCTTGATTCATCTTTTCCTACTCCCGAACCAAAAGCATGGTGGAATCCTTGGACTGGTGGATTCAGTTCCCATCTAAGTGGGATAAGTCTCTTTTCATACATTAAAGAGTCATCACAAACCTCTTTTGTAAAAAAACAGGATCAATATAAAAATGAATGGGAAGGTTTAGCGATTGAAACGGTTATAGAGCATCATGAAAAATGGAAAGGGTTAAAAATTACACAATACTTTTTAACTATTCCCGGGGTGCCGATGATTGCTCATTATACAGAATTAGAACATCGGAATCGTACAATCAACCAATTTGTGTATACTGATATGTTTTTAAAGAATATATCTATGAAAAATACGTCAGTTCATTTGCATAATAAAGGTGGTTCGACTAAATTTAATGCTGGATTTGAAGAACATATTTTTCGTTTAAATAATCCGAGTACTTTCTCAGACAATGATCAGTCCCAGCATTTACAGCTCGTTTCTAGTAAAGATTTATTGGATTCCGAATGTATTTTTAGTGAGGACTTTGCATTAGTTAGTACAATGGAATTCGTAAGGAACAGCCCAGGTCATTCTAAAAAAACAGATCCTATTTTCATGTTATTTCCTCATCTGCCAATTGATAAAGATATGATTAAAAACCTGAAATCAATCAAATTTTAA
- the cspD gene encoding cold-shock protein CspD, whose product MQNGKVKWFNNEKGYGFIEVEGGDDVFVHFTAIQSEGFKTLEEGQEVSFEIVEGNRGPQAANVTKK is encoded by the coding sequence ATGCAAAACGGTAAAGTTAAATGGTTTAATAACGAAAAAGGCTATGGTTTTATCGAAGTTGAAGGTGGAGACGACGTATTTGTCCATTTCACTGCTATTCAAAGTGAAGGCTTTAAAACTTTAGAAGAAGGCCAAGAAGTTTCTTTTGAAATTGTTGAAGGAAACCGAGGACCGCAAGCTGCTAATGTAACTAAAAAATAA
- a CDS encoding sulfurtransferase, which yields MEYIVDLEWLKDNLYNKEMRIIDCRFSLSDPLAGECAYKKEHIPGAVYFDLEKDLSATPAEHGGRHPLPHTHSIKEKLELSGINEQSKIIVYDGGTGENASRFWWILNYLGNENVFILNGGYDAWKQANYPTDNIIPVFKRATFNVSCKQSMLATISDVKKAIQQGDVILIDSRAYNRFIGLEEPIDKKKGHIPSAINKVWTDGFKDGFWKSVDEQKKRFSEWNKSDSFIVYCGSGVTATPNIIALLEAGFTNVRLYAGSFSDWVSYGENPIETGE from the coding sequence ATGGAATACATTGTCGATTTAGAATGGCTAAAAGATAATTTATATAATAAAGAGATGAGAATTATCGACTGTCGTTTTTCTTTAAGTGATCCATTAGCAGGTGAATGTGCATATAAGAAAGAACATATTCCCGGAGCAGTTTATTTTGATTTAGAGAAAGATTTATCAGCTACACCAGCCGAGCATGGTGGCAGACATCCTCTACCGCACACACACTCTATTAAAGAAAAACTGGAATTATCCGGAATTAATGAGCAAAGTAAAATAATCGTTTATGATGGCGGAACTGGAGAAAATGCTAGTAGGTTTTGGTGGATACTTAATTATTTAGGCAATGAAAATGTATTTATATTAAATGGGGGATATGATGCTTGGAAACAAGCAAATTACCCAACTGATAATATTATACCCGTCTTTAAAAGGGCTACTTTTAATGTATCTTGTAAGCAGTCAATGCTTGCCACAATTTCAGATGTAAAAAAAGCGATTCAACAAGGTGACGTTATTTTAATTGACTCTCGAGCATACAATCGGTTTATCGGACTGGAAGAACCAATAGATAAAAAGAAGGGGCATATTCCCAGTGCAATAAATAAAGTATGGACTGATGGATTTAAAGATGGATTTTGGAAATCTGTAGATGAGCAAAAAAAACGTTTTTCAGAATGGAACAAATCTGATTCATTTATTGTTTACTGTGGTTCAGGTGTGACTGCAACACCCAATATTATTGCCTTATTAGAAGCAGGTTTTACTAATGTTCGGCTATATGCAGGGAGCTTTTCCGATTGGGTATCTTATGGCGAAAACCCGATTGAAACAGGAGAATAA
- a CDS encoding DUF3892 domain-containing protein, with amino-acid sequence MEYISKVQRNDEGEIISFQTSSGRIISYRKALLETKDGLLNGANIDSNQNGIATLVNDDENDRYFSYYPSIF; translated from the coding sequence ATGGAATATATTTCAAAAGTCCAACGCAATGATGAGGGAGAAATTATCAGCTTCCAAACTTCCAGCGGCAGAATTATCTCTTATCGAAAAGCTTTATTGGAAACAAAAGATGGGTTACTAAATGGCGCAAATATCGATTCGAATCAAAACGGGATTGCTACTTTAGTAAATGACGATGAAAATGATCGTTATTTTTCCTACTATCCCTCCATTTTCTGA
- the mntR gene encoding transcriptional regulator MntR produces the protein MPTPSMEDYIEQIYLLIENKGYARVSDIADALSVHPSSVTKMVQKLDKDEYLVYEKYRGLVLTQKGKKIGKRLVDRHDLLEQFLKIIGVKEENIYQDVEGIEHHLSWNSIDRIGDLVQFFEEDLERAEALKQLQLKNEAE, from the coding sequence ATGCCTACGCCAAGTATGGAAGATTATATTGAACAAATATATTTATTGATTGAAAATAAAGGTTACGCCCGTGTATCGGATATTGCAGATGCTCTTTCCGTCCATCCCTCCTCGGTTACGAAAATGGTGCAAAAGCTTGATAAGGATGAATATTTAGTTTATGAAAAATATCGTGGCCTTGTTCTTACACAAAAAGGGAAAAAGATAGGGAAACGTCTAGTCGATCGTCATGATTTGTTAGAACAGTTTCTAAAAATTATTGGTGTGAAAGAAGAAAATATATATCAAGATGTTGAAGGAATTGAGCATCACTTAAGTTGGAATTCAATTGATCGCATTGGCGATTTAGTTCAATTTTTTGAAGAGGATCTTGAACGTGCAGAAGCCTTAAAACAATTACAATTAAAAAATGAAGCAGAATAA
- a CDS encoding 5'-3' exonuclease, with amino-acid sequence MENKPHLLLVDGMALLFRSFYATSVTGQFMMNSKGMPTNAVQGFMKHLFYALEDIEPSHTAICWDMGSKTFRNEMFDGYKANRSAPPIELIPQFDLVKDVVEAFQLPNHGLVGYEADDCIGTIAKAMKNIANVTILTGDKDLLQLLDKHIEVRILQKGFGNYKIYSESLFQEELGLTPKQFIDVKALMGDTSDGYPGVKGIGEKTALKLIQEHGSIEELLVNIDRLTPGQRKKIEEDLEMLHLSRKLAEINCQVPIHFSLETSLRKQIPNSFIELIEELELKNIRRHLIQSKWAENIALA; translated from the coding sequence ATGGAAAACAAACCACATTTATTACTAGTAGATGGAATGGCATTACTTTTTCGCTCATTTTATGCAACAAGTGTAACAGGTCAATTTATGATGAATTCCAAAGGGATGCCCACCAACGCTGTGCAAGGCTTTATGAAGCATTTATTTTATGCGTTGGAGGATATCGAACCATCTCATACAGCAATTTGTTGGGATATGGGTAGTAAAACCTTTCGTAACGAGATGTTTGATGGATACAAAGCCAATCGCTCAGCACCGCCAATTGAGCTTATTCCCCAATTTGACCTTGTCAAAGATGTTGTAGAGGCATTTCAGTTACCCAATCATGGTCTAGTAGGGTATGAGGCGGATGATTGTATTGGAACGATTGCAAAAGCAATGAAAAATATAGCAAATGTTACGATTTTAACGGGTGATAAAGATTTATTACAGCTCTTAGATAAACATATTGAAGTTCGTATTCTGCAAAAAGGATTTGGAAACTATAAAATATACTCCGAAAGCCTATTTCAAGAAGAATTAGGACTTACACCGAAGCAGTTTATTGATGTAAAAGCTCTGATGGGTGATACAAGTGATGGGTACCCAGGGGTTAAAGGCATTGGAGAAAAAACAGCATTGAAATTAATACAAGAGCATGGGTCAATAGAAGAATTACTTGTAAATATTGATCGTTTAACACCAGGACAACGTAAGAAAATTGAAGAAGATTTGGAAATGCTCCACTTATCAAGAAAATTAGCTGAAATTAATTGTCAAGTACCCATTCATTTTTCACTAGAAACGTCATTGCGTAAACAAATTCCTAACTCCTTTATTGAACTAATTGAAGAACTTGAATTGAAAAATATTCGTCGTCATCTTATACAATCTAAATGGGCAGAAAACATTGCATTAGCTTAA
- a CDS encoding formate--tetrahydrofolate ligase, which translates to MGAIHLGEDKSVKSDILIAQETQLKHIGEIAESIGLTDEDIEYYGKYKAKITYDKIHSFNENKDGRLILVTSINPTPAGEGKSTVTVGLGDALHQLGKKVVIALREPSLGPTMGMKGGATGGGYAQVLPMEDINLHFTGDLHAITAANNALAALMDNHIHQGNQLQIDQRRIVWKRALDINDRALRQIVIGLGGPTQGVPREDGFDITVASEIMAVLCLSASIEDLKQRLAKMVVGYDTSKQPITVGDLGVEGALSLLLKDALKPNLVQTIEHTPALVHGGPFANIAHGCNSVMATKTALKMADYVVTEAGFGADLGAEKFLNIKARAAKIKPDAVVIVATIRALKMHGGMLKSELQHENVSAMKKGLENLKKHIETINNFGLPIVVGINRFISDTDEEINTLTNWCTEQKVPVALTEVWEKGGKGGLQLAEFVLEQIESNKQTFKFLYELNQPIEEKIKTIVQKVYGGSDVEFSIKAKKQLKEFQEFGWDKLPVCMAKTQYSLSDEPSKLGRPRNFTIHVRELKPKLGAGFIVALTGDVMTMPGLPKKPAAYQMDVDENGRAIGLF; encoded by the coding sequence ATGGGGGCTATACACTTGGGTGAAGATAAATCAGTTAAATCAGATATACTAATTGCTCAAGAAACACAATTAAAACATATAGGAGAAATTGCAGAAAGCATTGGGCTAACCGACGAAGATATTGAATATTACGGTAAATATAAAGCGAAAATTACTTATGATAAAATACATAGTTTTAATGAAAATAAAGATGGTCGATTAATTTTAGTTACTTCAATAAATCCAACTCCAGCTGGCGAAGGAAAATCAACTGTGACTGTAGGATTAGGAGACGCGTTGCACCAGTTAGGAAAGAAAGTTGTTATTGCCCTTCGAGAGCCATCTTTAGGTCCAACTATGGGCATGAAAGGTGGGGCTACTGGTGGAGGATATGCTCAAGTATTACCTATGGAAGATATCAATTTACACTTTACCGGCGATCTTCACGCAATAACCGCTGCAAATAATGCACTTGCAGCGCTAATGGACAATCATATCCATCAAGGCAACCAATTACAAATTGATCAAAGACGAATTGTATGGAAGCGTGCTCTTGATATTAATGACAGGGCATTAAGGCAAATTGTAATTGGTCTTGGTGGTCCAACACAAGGTGTTCCCCGTGAAGACGGTTTTGATATTACCGTAGCTTCAGAAATTATGGCCGTACTTTGTTTATCAGCTAGTATTGAAGATTTAAAGCAAAGATTAGCGAAAATGGTTGTCGGATACGATACATCCAAACAACCTATTACAGTTGGAGATTTAGGTGTAGAAGGTGCTCTTAGCTTATTATTGAAAGATGCATTGAAACCGAATCTTGTTCAAACAATTGAACATACCCCCGCTTTAGTCCACGGTGGACCATTTGCAAATATCGCACATGGATGTAATAGTGTTATGGCAACAAAAACAGCATTAAAAATGGCAGATTATGTTGTAACAGAAGCGGGGTTTGGGGCAGATTTAGGCGCTGAAAAATTTCTAAATATCAAGGCAAGGGCGGCAAAAATAAAACCTGATGCTGTAGTGATAGTTGCAACAATTAGAGCATTAAAAATGCATGGGGGCATGTTAAAGTCGGAGCTGCAACATGAGAATGTTTCAGCAATGAAAAAAGGGCTCGAAAACCTTAAGAAACATATAGAAACAATTAATAACTTTGGTTTACCAATTGTCGTTGGAATCAACCGATTTATTTCTGATACTGATGAAGAAATCAATACGCTGACAAATTGGTGTACTGAACAAAAAGTGCCTGTAGCATTAACTGAAGTATGGGAAAAAGGCGGAAAGGGCGGTTTGCAATTAGCTGAGTTTGTTCTTGAACAAATTGAATCTAATAAGCAAACGTTTAAGTTCCTCTATGAACTGAATCAACCTATTGAAGAAAAAATTAAAACAATTGTACAAAAAGTGTATGGGGGTTCTGATGTAGAATTTTCTATCAAAGCAAAGAAACAATTAAAAGAATTTCAAGAATTTGGGTGGGATAAGTTGCCAGTCTGTATGGCGAAAACACAATATTCATTATCAGATGAACCTTCCAAATTAGGACGTCCGAGAAATTTTACGATACATGTTCGTGAATTAAAACCAAAATTAGGGGCTGGATTTATTGTCGCATTAACCGGTGACGTGATGACCATGCCTGGACTACCGAAAAAACCTGCTGCTTACCAGATGGATGTTGATGAAAATGGAAGAGCAATAGGACTATTTTAA
- a CDS encoding zinc-finger domain-containing protein, with protein sequence MERSKLLLEINGILSTYCGDCLVKSTLRKEYNKTYAHQFCIQKCTVGEQLKELGKQLAYSHKR encoded by the coding sequence ATGGAAAGATCTAAACTACTACTTGAAATAAACGGAATATTATCAACCTATTGCGGAGATTGTCTTGTTAAGTCGACTTTACGAAAAGAGTATAATAAAACATATGCACATCAATTTTGTATTCAAAAATGTACTGTAGGCGAGCAATTAAAAGAACTTGGAAAACAGCTAGCATATTCACATAAACGGTAA